Proteins from one Acidobacteriota bacterium genomic window:
- a CDS encoding O-antigen ligase family protein, protein MGLFLTLLFILTAYLGPETLWGPIYEFHIEIILAFLATVASLGGLQRSQIFSIPQTYALVGMCSAVFISMLMAGWLGGIPAAIFNFVPNAFTFVLVAINCRTRKHLQMVAIVLAIASVFTIARGYMALHAGNYLSPYLIGQGNDEGQAIYRLRGLAFINDPNDFAQLMVSLIPCMFFLWRKGSTGRNLFAVLVPVGILIFGMYLTHSRGGMLALLAVVLFAFRKKIGTIPATIIAVGLFALTSVLGWSGGRDVSVEAGSGRMEAWAEGIDLLKGHPLFGVGFQRFSEYFPITAHNTVVVCAAELGMFGLFWWVMFILPTLRDAAVCTKGKGERPVEEIEELPYGAYGLQREPVTGLRWQPAGYVGEPNADAMMATATAAREEMQEQTDVPLYLQTDQEDEKLPPEEVKRIATLMLVSLVGYFVAGWFLSRAYVMTLFIYGGMVQAIYRMALDQGLAPERMKVPKIVQYSAMWSVGLIVIVYLMLRVQHLLGIQ, encoded by the coding sequence ATGGGACTGTTCCTCACATTGCTCTTCATTTTGACGGCGTATCTCGGACCGGAGACGCTGTGGGGACCCATCTACGAGTTTCACATCGAGATCATCCTGGCGTTTCTGGCGACGGTGGCCTCGCTGGGCGGTTTGCAGCGCTCGCAGATCTTCAGCATCCCGCAGACGTATGCCCTGGTGGGGATGTGCTCGGCGGTCTTTATCTCGATGCTGATGGCCGGCTGGCTGGGAGGAATTCCGGCGGCGATCTTCAACTTCGTTCCCAATGCGTTCACCTTTGTGCTGGTGGCGATCAACTGCAGGACGCGGAAACATCTGCAGATGGTTGCCATCGTTCTGGCGATTGCGAGCGTCTTTACGATCGCGCGCGGATATATGGCGCTGCACGCGGGCAACTACCTGAGTCCCTACCTGATCGGCCAGGGCAACGACGAAGGCCAGGCCATCTACCGTCTGCGCGGGCTGGCGTTTATCAACGATCCGAACGACTTCGCGCAGTTGATGGTGAGCCTGATACCGTGCATGTTCTTTCTGTGGCGCAAGGGCAGCACGGGGCGCAACCTGTTCGCCGTGCTCGTGCCGGTGGGGATCCTTATCTTCGGCATGTACCTGACGCACTCGCGCGGCGGGATGCTGGCGCTGCTGGCGGTGGTGCTGTTCGCGTTCCGCAAGAAGATTGGCACGATACCGGCGACGATCATCGCCGTGGGGCTGTTTGCGCTGACGAGCGTGCTGGGGTGGTCGGGCGGCCGCGACGTGTCGGTGGAGGCGGGCTCGGGACGCATGGAGGCGTGGGCCGAAGGAATCGACCTCCTCAAGGGCCATCCGCTGTTTGGAGTGGGCTTCCAACGCTTCAGCGAGTACTTCCCCATCACGGCGCACAATACGGTGGTGGTGTGCGCGGCGGAGCTTGGGATGTTCGGGCTGTTCTGGTGGGTGATGTTTATTCTGCCGACGCTTCGCGACGCCGCTGTATGCACAAAAGGCAAAGGCGAGAGGCCTGTTGAAGAGATCGAGGAGTTGCCCTACGGGGCGTATGGTCTCCAGCGGGAGCCTGTAACCGGGCTGCGCTGGCAGCCAGCGGGCTATGTGGGCGAACCGAACGCCGACGCAATGATGGCTACCGCCACGGCTGCGCGGGAAGAGATGCAGGAGCAGACGGATGTGCCGCTCTACCTGCAGACGGATCAGGAAGACGAGAAACTGCCGCCGGAGGAGGTCAAGAGGATCGCCACGCTGATGCTGGTGAGCCTGGTGGGCTACTTCGTTGCGGGGTGGTTCCTTTCGCGCGCATACGTGATGACGCTGTTCATCTACGGCGGTATGGTGCAGGCGATCTACCGCATGGCGCTGGACCAGGGCCTTGCGCCGGAGCGCATGAAGGTACCGAAGATTGTGCAGTACTCGGCGATGTGGTCGGTCGGGCTGATCGTGATCGTGTACCTGATGCTGCGCGTGCAGCATTTGCTGGGCATTCAATAA
- a CDS encoding MBOAT family protein, giving the protein MPLIGLNHQSWNALLLLTLAVPFLFYPIAGYIVLRWSPAKLRMPAFAAVNLGFALAVCLSRGTYGVRLHYIKQYFLFSAFMFLVYIVIVALQYLLLDKKLGTWLPLVFPIVILIVVKYLPGAWTRTLLPHEFSNKYFADFFLGLSYMAFRLTHMVYEIRNGVAPMPSFSEYLSFAFFVPTLSIGPINPYSAFHNSLHNPDRTVTPIGRSWGRILIGLTKYVFLGNLANQLSYDGLLADGLPHPWIDFPIAVAGFTAYLYLNFSGFCDIAIGVSGLLGIHVQENFDRPFRRRNLQEFWVHWHITLTNYMRDMVFVPLSKSLVRRFGPASAPHCIALAIAIVFVLMGIWHGAGWNFVLYGVWHAVGVVCVHYYTLFLKKRLGKAGFQKYRENRVIYHIANAVTVAYFALGLILVANSMHGLGIIFGAFRPM; this is encoded by the coding sequence ATGCCTTTGATCGGCCTCAACCATCAGTCGTGGAACGCCCTGCTGCTGCTCACCCTCGCAGTGCCGTTCCTCTTCTATCCCATCGCCGGATACATCGTTCTGCGCTGGTCGCCAGCGAAGCTCAGGATGCCGGCCTTCGCCGCGGTCAACCTCGGCTTCGCTCTCGCCGTCTGTCTCTCGCGCGGAACCTACGGCGTCCGCCTGCATTACATCAAGCAGTACTTTCTCTTCTCGGCGTTCATGTTCCTGGTGTACATCGTCATCGTCGCGTTGCAGTATCTGCTGCTCGATAAAAAGCTGGGCACTTGGCTTCCGCTGGTGTTTCCCATCGTCATCCTCATCGTCGTCAAATATCTTCCCGGCGCATGGACGCGCACGCTGTTGCCCCACGAGTTCTCGAACAAGTACTTCGCCGACTTCTTCCTCGGCCTCTCCTACATGGCCTTCCGCCTCACGCACATGGTCTACGAGATCCGCAACGGCGTCGCTCCCATGCCGTCGTTCAGCGAGTACCTCTCGTTCGCCTTCTTCGTGCCCACGCTCTCCATCGGCCCCATCAATCCCTACAGCGCCTTCCATAACTCGCTGCACAACCCCGACCGTACCGTCACCCCCATCGGCCGCAGTTGGGGACGCATCCTCATCGGACTCACCAAGTACGTCTTCCTCGGCAACCTCGCCAACCAGCTCTCCTACGACGGCCTGCTCGCCGACGGCCTCCCGCACCCGTGGATCGACTTTCCCATTGCCGTTGCAGGATTCACGGCCTACCTCTATCTCAACTTCTCCGGCTTCTGCGACATCGCCATCGGCGTCTCCGGCCTGCTCGGCATCCACGTGCAGGAGAACTTCGACCGCCCCTTCCGCAGGCGCAACCTGCAGGAGTTCTGGGTGCACTGGCACATCACGCTCACCAACTACATGCGCGACATGGTCTTCGTGCCTCTGTCGAAATCGCTGGTGCGCCGTTTCGGTCCGGCATCGGCGCCGCACTGCATCGCGCTGGCCATCGCCATCGTCTTCGTCCTCATGGGAATCTGGCACGGCGCAGGATGGAACTTCGTGCTCTACGGCGTCTGGCACGCTGTAGGAGTCGTCTGCGTGCATTACTACACGCTCTTCCTCAAAAAGCGCCTCGGCAAAGCAGGCTTTCAGAAGTACCGCGAGAACCGCGTGATCTACCACATCGCCAACGCCGTCACGGTGGCTTACTTCGCGCTCGGCCTGATCCTCGTCGCCAACTCCATGCACGGCCTCGGAATCATCTTCGGCGCATTCCGCCCAATGTAA
- a CDS encoding acyl carrier protein: protein MTQTEILAKMQTVFDDVFLDDVKVTPELSANDVEEWDSLLQISLVLGVEKAFGVRFRVGEVEATKNLGEFANLIQRRIAEGAKV, encoded by the coding sequence ATGACCCAAACTGAAATCCTTGCAAAGATGCAGACTGTCTTCGACGATGTCTTTCTCGACGACGTCAAAGTAACACCCGAGCTCAGCGCCAACGACGTCGAAGAGTGGGACTCGCTGCTCCAGATCTCGCTCGTGCTCGGCGTCGAGAAGGCTTTCGGCGTGCGCTTCCGCGTCGGCGAAGTCGAGGCAACCAAAAATCTCGGCGAGTTCGCCAACCTCATCCAGCGCCGCATCGCTGAAGGCGCGAAGGTCTGA
- a CDS encoding HAD family hydrolase translates to MPGETVTATRLGADSVRDLLAGRDTNFWPALREATRAAQDFSETLSLATMRKKALRAGIPVTIDKTIRLAVAGGSSLYPLNELLEQMIGAASSTGWWHTELWKGDYDNYISEILDPESELYAFKPEAIFLIPSSQRCVYQGALTDSREQQHAAAVAAAEDLLALCRTAHERSGAEIVIANFMPAPDFDPGPYRVRTLGSDWNFRRSVNLELGLNAPSYVHICDAEFLATRRGAMNCYDARAWFETKQLYASDFAVDIAREVASIVRSLHKPSKKVLALDLDNTLWGGVIGDDGMAGIEIGGTHARGEAFRQFQLAIASLAKRGVVLAVCSKNDYKNAAEPFEKHPEMVLKLSDIACFKANWEPKSENLRRIAEELNLGLDSIVFVDDNPAEIEIVNQFVPEIETIHLGPDPAEYASQLLNSRFFEPRSITADDLQRGEQYQQQAARAQAMGSSGTDMESYLDSLDMHSTISEFTPVDVPRISQLINKSNQFNVTTRRRTEAEVEALLTDRSRYAFSVRLADKFGDNGLISVVIVAVEEETATVDTWLMSCRVLKRQMEDEVVNEMVRLAKLRGCSSLIGHYLPTEKNGMVRDLFPRMGFTLVEDTPERTTWQLDVNAFTPHPTHIQIDRRAYPTNSPEN, encoded by the coding sequence TTGCCTGGTGAAACTGTAACTGCAACGAGGCTCGGAGCCGATAGCGTTCGCGATCTGCTCGCCGGCCGCGATACGAACTTCTGGCCGGCTCTTCGCGAGGCCACTCGCGCTGCTCAAGACTTCTCCGAGACGCTCTCGCTGGCCACCATGCGCAAGAAGGCCCTGCGCGCTGGCATTCCCGTTACCATCGACAAGACGATTCGCCTCGCGGTCGCCGGCGGGTCAAGTCTCTATCCGTTGAACGAGCTGCTGGAGCAGATGATCGGCGCGGCCTCGTCCACAGGCTGGTGGCATACCGAGCTGTGGAAGGGCGACTACGACAACTACATCTCCGAGATACTCGACCCCGAAAGCGAGCTCTACGCCTTCAAGCCCGAGGCCATCTTCCTCATTCCGTCCAGCCAGCGTTGTGTCTATCAGGGAGCGTTGACCGACTCCCGCGAGCAGCAGCACGCCGCCGCCGTTGCCGCGGCGGAAGACCTGCTTGCGCTCTGCCGTACAGCGCATGAGCGCAGCGGGGCCGAGATCGTCATCGCGAACTTCATGCCCGCGCCCGACTTCGATCCCGGCCCCTACCGCGTCCGCACGCTGGGCTCCGACTGGAACTTCCGCAGGTCCGTCAATCTTGAGCTTGGCCTCAACGCTCCTTCCTACGTGCACATCTGCGATGCGGAGTTCCTCGCCACTCGCCGTGGAGCGATGAACTGCTACGACGCGCGCGCATGGTTCGAGACCAAGCAGCTCTACGCCTCCGACTTCGCCGTGGACATCGCGCGCGAGGTCGCCTCCATCGTCCGCTCGCTGCATAAGCCGTCGAAGAAGGTGCTCGCACTCGACCTCGACAACACGCTGTGGGGTGGCGTCATCGGCGACGACGGCATGGCCGGCATCGAGATAGGCGGGACCCACGCGCGCGGCGAGGCGTTCAGGCAGTTTCAGCTAGCCATCGCCTCACTGGCAAAGCGCGGCGTCGTGCTCGCCGTCTGCAGCAAGAACGACTACAAGAACGCCGCCGAGCCGTTCGAGAAGCATCCGGAGATGGTGCTCAAGCTCTCCGACATCGCCTGCTTCAAGGCCAACTGGGAGCCGAAGTCCGAAAACCTGCGCCGCATCGCCGAGGAGCTGAACCTCGGCCTCGACTCCATCGTCTTCGTCGACGACAACCCCGCCGAGATCGAGATCGTCAACCAGTTCGTGCCGGAGATCGAGACCATTCACCTCGGCCCCGATCCCGCGGAGTACGCCTCGCAGCTGCTCAACAGCCGCTTCTTCGAGCCGCGCTCCATCACCGCCGACGACCTCCAGCGCGGCGAGCAGTACCAGCAGCAGGCCGCGCGCGCGCAGGCCATGGGCTCCTCCGGCACCGACATGGAGTCCTACCTCGACTCGCTCGACATGCACTCCACCATCAGCGAGTTCACGCCCGTCGATGTCCCGCGCATCTCGCAGCTCATCAACAAGAGCAACCAGTTCAACGTCACCACGCGCCGCCGCACCGAGGCCGAGGTCGAAGCGCTGTTGACCGATCGGAGTCGTTACGCCTTCAGCGTCCGCCTCGCCGACAAGTTCGGCGACAATGGACTCATCTCGGTCGTCATCGTCGCCGTCGAAGAAGAGACCGCGACCGTCGACACCTGGCTGATGAGCTGCCGCGTGCTCAAGCGGCAGATGGAGGATGAGGTCGTCAACGAGATGGTGCGTCTGGCAAAGCTGCGCGGTTGCTCTTCTCTCATCGGCCACTACCTGCCGACGGAGAAGAACGGCATGGTCCGCGACCTCTTCCCGCGCATGGGCTTCACGCTCGTCGAAGACACGCCCGAACGCACAACCTGGCAGCTCGACGTCAACGCCTTCACGCCGCATCCCACACACATTCAGATAGACCGCAGGGCCTATCCAACCAACAGCCCGGAGAACTGA
- a CDS encoding glycosyltransferase, giving the protein MKIVHVVYSLEMGGAEILVAQLCRLQRAHGHDVSVVAYSNLGTLGESLVSEGFRISVLGEAPLAKTFVRFIGALRRLRPDVVHCHNPAPTLQAAIPARLAGAKSVIATRHSLVAPPYDMKEEKAFNFAARFCDWVVGICDATCDNLRGVPGARREKIVRVYNGVDPVEDAEAHAKDGFTLLFVGRLAPVKNLSTLIRATALALPRVPGLKLWVVGHGHERESLEALVHELGVAGSVTFWGERLDVAGFFAAADVYCMSSVSEGLPMSLLQAMSMGMPSIVTDVGGMAEVVKNAKAGLATPVGDANAMADAIVQMAAGPSLRGSFADNARAAYREDFTLDRMDQAYMDLYCRPRQ; this is encoded by the coding sequence ATGAAGATCGTTCACGTTGTCTACAGTCTTGAGATGGGTGGGGCGGAGATCCTGGTTGCGCAGCTCTGCCGTCTGCAACGCGCGCATGGTCACGATGTCTCGGTGGTCGCCTACAGCAACCTGGGTACGCTGGGCGAGTCGCTGGTGAGCGAGGGCTTCAGAATTTCCGTGCTGGGCGAGGCCCCGCTGGCGAAGACCTTTGTGCGCTTTATCGGTGCGCTGCGGCGCCTGAGGCCCGATGTGGTTCATTGCCACAATCCTGCGCCTACCTTGCAGGCTGCGATTCCGGCGCGGCTTGCCGGGGCAAAGAGCGTTATCGCCACGCGGCACAGCCTGGTGGCGCCGCCTTACGACATGAAGGAAGAGAAGGCGTTCAACTTCGCGGCGCGCTTCTGCGACTGGGTGGTCGGCATCTGCGATGCGACGTGCGACAATCTGCGCGGCGTTCCGGGAGCGCGCAGGGAGAAGATCGTCCGCGTATACAACGGGGTCGATCCGGTCGAAGATGCGGAGGCCCATGCGAAGGACGGCTTCACGCTGCTCTTTGTGGGACGGCTGGCCCCGGTGAAGAACCTCTCCACGCTGATTCGCGCGACGGCGCTCGCGCTGCCCCGCGTTCCAGGGCTCAAGCTGTGGGTGGTCGGACATGGACATGAGCGCGAATCGCTGGAGGCGTTGGTGCACGAGCTTGGGGTCGCCGGGAGCGTGACGTTCTGGGGCGAGCGGCTCGATGTGGCAGGGTTCTTTGCCGCGGCGGATGTCTACTGCATGTCGTCGGTCTCGGAAGGCCTGCCGATGTCGCTGTTGCAGGCCATGTCGATGGGAATGCCCTCCATCGTGACCGATGTCGGCGGTATGGCCGAAGTGGTGAAGAATGCGAAGGCGGGGCTGGCGACTCCAGTTGGCGATGCCAACGCCATGGCGGATGCGATCGTGCAGATGGCCGCCGGCCCATCGCTGAGAGGTTCTTTCGCAGACAATGCGCGCGCGGCGTACCGCGAGGACTTCACGCTCGACCGCATGGACCAGGCGTATATGGATCTTTACTGTCGTCCTCGTCAGTAA
- a CDS encoding glycosyltransferase: MSAAFWLSFALIAYVYAGYPLIMALAARLRPGPWKKGPFDAPVSIVMAVHNGAQKVREQIDHLASLDLARVREIIVVSDGSNDGTAEILGNLPHTGRVKTILLAEQVGKAAALNHGIAAATSEILLFIDIRPKVASGALQQLLTNFADPAVGCVAGELILNSEGHDAAASAVSGVYWRYEQWIRNCEAAVDSPVGVYGGFYAARRSLVQPFPAGIILDDMYQPLSIIRQGYRSVLDRDAIVNDTWPAKAAGEFQRKVRTLAGNFQLVAKAPWILGPRNRVLFQLVSHKLLRLAVPYFFLLMLISATWLGIQSPAWRAVAIAQWALWLVSLASLRVHIPVVHRFAAAAGALLVLNAAAVAGLYKFLFTPGPLWKIWSPTPRPGESIRPLEAGRGRA, translated from the coding sequence ATGAGCGCCGCCTTCTGGCTGTCGTTCGCGCTCATCGCCTACGTCTACGCCGGATATCCCCTCATCATGGCTCTCGCTGCGCGTCTTCGCCCAGGGCCGTGGAAGAAGGGCCCCTTCGATGCGCCGGTCAGCATCGTGATGGCGGTCCACAACGGCGCGCAGAAGGTCCGCGAGCAGATCGACCACCTCGCCTCTCTCGACCTCGCCCGTGTGCGCGAGATCATCGTCGTCTCCGACGGCTCGAACGACGGTACCGCCGAGATACTCGGCAATCTTCCCCACACAGGCCGCGTCAAGACCATCCTTCTCGCAGAACAGGTGGGCAAGGCAGCCGCCTTGAACCACGGCATCGCCGCCGCCACCAGTGAGATTCTTCTCTTCATCGACATCAGGCCAAAGGTCGCGTCCGGCGCATTGCAGCAGCTGCTCACGAATTTCGCCGACCCCGCCGTCGGCTGCGTCGCGGGTGAGCTCATCCTCAACAGCGAAGGCCACGATGCCGCCGCCTCCGCCGTCAGCGGCGTCTACTGGCGCTACGAGCAGTGGATTCGCAACTGCGAGGCCGCCGTGGACTCTCCCGTCGGCGTCTACGGCGGCTTCTACGCCGCGCGGCGTAGCCTCGTGCAGCCCTTTCCCGCGGGCATCATCCTCGACGACATGTACCAGCCGCTCTCCATCATCCGCCAGGGATACCGCAGCGTGCTCGACCGCGATGCCATCGTCAACGACACCTGGCCCGCGAAGGCCGCCGGTGAGTTTCAGCGCAAGGTGCGCACGCTCGCGGGCAACTTCCAGCTCGTCGCGAAGGCCCCGTGGATTCTCGGCCCGCGCAATCGCGTCCTCTTCCAGCTCGTCTCGCATAAATTGCTGCGGCTCGCGGTGCCCTACTTCTTTCTGCTGATGCTGATCAGCGCAACCTGGCTCGGCATCCAGTCGCCCGCATGGCGGGCAGTCGCCATCGCGCAATGGGCCTTGTGGCTGGTCTCGCTGGCCTCGCTGCGCGTACACATTCCCGTCGTGCACAGGTTTGCCGCGGCCGCGGGCGCGCTGTTAGTGCTGAACGCCGCCGCCGTCGCGGGACTCTACAAGTTTCTATTTACGCCGGGCCCGCTATGGAAGATATGGTCGCCAACTCCGCGTCCGGGAGAATCGATCCGCCCGCTTGAAGCGGGACGCGGACGCGCATGA
- a CDS encoding TIGR03013 family PEP-CTERM/XrtA system glycosyltransferase, with product MIRLFNVYYPTRTIVLLLCEAVIVSGSFLLAMLLILGPLNTSICLNYEYGGLKIAALTALTLLFSYYFDLYEPQRISERWEIYFRLLLVLGFLSFFLSAIVYFFPEVDMARYVLLSGLMFLTLGLLVWRSAYEWIIGQKAFRERVYVLGGGDRAHMVVSMLNGRKDAGMEVVGFDELPEDKDERRETYEQALESLRRKSPKINRIIVAMEDRRGELPLRELLKMRFDGVLIEESGALLERLTGKLYLDGLRPSSFIYSEGFRVRPSQQIARRFVSTLTAAAGLLLFLPFLPFVVLLVRLSSPGPIFFKQTRVGMGGNNFTVYKFRTMRTDAEASGAKWAMKDDPRATKIGSFMRKVRLDEVPQLWNVLRGDMGFVGPRPERPEFVPELASKIPYFELRHMIRPGLTGWAQVRYGYGSTIEQAREKLEYDLYYIKHMTLGLDLLIMFETIKTIIRRRGAQ from the coding sequence ATGATTCGGTTATTCAACGTCTACTATCCGACTCGCACTATTGTTCTGCTCCTGTGCGAGGCGGTGATCGTCAGCGGATCGTTTCTGCTGGCGATGCTGCTGATTCTCGGCCCGCTCAATACCTCCATCTGCCTCAACTACGAGTACGGCGGCCTGAAGATCGCCGCCCTCACCGCCCTGACGCTGCTGTTCTCCTACTACTTCGACCTCTACGAGCCGCAGCGCATCTCCGAGCGCTGGGAGATCTACTTCCGGCTCCTGCTGGTCCTGGGCTTTCTCTCGTTTTTCCTCTCCGCCATCGTCTACTTCTTCCCCGAAGTCGACATGGCCCGTTACGTTCTTCTGTCGGGCTTGATGTTTCTCACCCTGGGCCTGCTGGTATGGCGCAGCGCCTATGAGTGGATCATCGGCCAGAAGGCGTTTCGTGAGCGCGTCTACGTGCTTGGAGGAGGAGATCGCGCCCACATGGTCGTCTCGATGCTCAACGGCCGCAAAGACGCAGGCATGGAGGTCGTCGGCTTCGACGAACTGCCCGAAGACAAGGACGAGCGCCGCGAGACCTACGAACAGGCGTTGGAGTCGCTGCGTCGCAAGTCGCCGAAGATCAACCGCATCATCGTCGCCATGGAAGACCGCCGCGGAGAGCTGCCGCTGCGCGAGCTGCTCAAGATGCGTTTCGACGGAGTGCTCATCGAGGAGTCCGGCGCTCTGCTCGAACGCCTCACCGGCAAGCTCTATCTCGACGGCCTGCGCCCCTCCAGCTTTATCTATAGCGAAGGCTTTCGCGTGCGCCCCTCGCAGCAGATCGCCCGGCGCTTCGTCTCCACGCTCACCGCTGCCGCCGGCCTGCTTCTCTTTCTTCCGTTCCTCCCGTTCGTGGTCCTGCTGGTCCGGCTGTCGTCGCCGGGGCCGATCTTCTTCAAGCAGACACGTGTCGGCATGGGAGGCAACAACTTCACCGTCTATAAATTCCGCACCATGCGTACCGACGCCGAGGCCTCCGGCGCGAAGTGGGCGATGAAGGACGACCCACGCGCCACAAAGATCGGCAGCTTCATGCGCAAGGTGCGCCTCGACGAAGTGCCGCAGCTTTGGAATGTGCTGCGCGGCGACATGGGCTTCGTCGGCCCGCGTCCGGAGCGGCCGGAGTTCGTGCCGGAACTCGCTTCCAAGATCCCGTACTTCGAGCTGCGCCACATGATCCGCCCCGGCCTTACCGGCTGGGCGCAGGTCCGCTACGGCTACGGCTCCACCATCGAGCAGGCGCGCGAAAAGCTCGAATACGACCTCTACTACATCAAGCACATGACCCTCGGCCTCGACCTGCTCATCATGTTCGAGACCATCAAGACGATCATCAGGCGCCGGGGTGCGCAATGA
- a CDS encoding CpsD/CapB family tyrosine-protein kinase: MSRIYEALQKAESERKQDPAPAFEAVEQQPAHAVVAEFEPEAQYVHPQFSVPADDRPGTTAGGLSFESIAKHSWNPSIDKLPAMMDRGPSVEQFRSLRSRLNESRDIRPIKSVLVSSGMPQEGKSFVASNLAVSLARHKGNKVLLIDGDMRRYTIHEMLGTSPSPGLADYLSGKAGIEDILQRSDEPAEQGLNRSPLAGLAFIPGGNGGDRAADLSGSPRFTELLRSLAPIFDWIIIDSSPVLPVSDAVNLARSCDGVLLVARGNVTKYPVAQRAAGELRGANVLGFVLNAVHEAPQVGNYYGYNAGRE, translated from the coding sequence ATGAGCCGCATTTACGAAGCACTGCAAAAGGCAGAATCAGAGCGGAAACAAGACCCCGCGCCCGCCTTCGAGGCCGTGGAGCAACAGCCGGCGCATGCCGTCGTGGCGGAGTTCGAGCCCGAAGCGCAGTATGTGCATCCCCAGTTCTCCGTGCCTGCCGACGACCGGCCCGGCACAACCGCCGGAGGACTCAGCTTTGAAAGCATCGCAAAGCACTCCTGGAACCCTTCGATCGACAAATTGCCCGCGATGATGGATCGCGGCCCCTCGGTCGAGCAGTTCCGCAGCCTGCGCTCGCGGCTCAACGAGTCGCGCGACATCCGCCCCATCAAGTCCGTGCTCGTATCCAGCGGCATGCCGCAGGAGGGCAAGAGCTTCGTTGCGTCCAACCTTGCCGTCAGCCTCGCGCGGCACAAAGGCAACAAGGTGCTGCTGATCGACGGCGACATGCGCCGCTACACCATCCACGAGATGCTCGGTACCTCGCCCAGCCCGGGCCTGGCGGACTATCTTTCGGGCAAGGCAGGCATCGAGGACATACTCCAGCGAAGCGATGAGCCTGCGGAGCAGGGGCTGAACCGCTCGCCGCTTGCAGGCCTGGCCTTCATCCCGGGAGGCAACGGAGGAGACAGGGCGGCCGATCTCTCCGGCAGCCCGCGCTTCACCGAGCTGCTTCGCTCCCTCGCCCCCATCTTCGATTGGATCATTATCGACTCGTCGCCAGTACTGCCTGTGTCGGATGCGGTGAACCTGGCGCGGTCCTGCGATGGCGTGCTGCTTGTGGCCCGCGGCAATGTGACCAAATACCCGGTTGCTCAGCGCGCAGCCGGAGAGCTGCGCGGCGCCAACGTCCTTGGGTTTGTGTTGAACGCCGTTCACGAGGCGCCCCAGGTCGGCAACTATTACGGATACAACGCCGGCAGGGAGTAG
- a CDS encoding AAA family ATPase has product MYNAFFHLHTSPFGTSPDPRFLYMMPHTREALACLEYGISARKGFTVLTGEVGTGKTTLLKRALASFRGRRIATSFVFNPRLEVLDFLEFVLTDFGITPATRTKSGMLLQLNRWLIERYRMDETCVVVVDEAQNLSWELLEEIRLLTNLETSSEKLLQIVLSGQPELEEKLRHPSVRQLRQRVALWCRTQALTENQTSAYVTERLRLAGAAAPIFTPEALALVHRYSRGIPRIINLLCEHSLIVAYVEQVQQVTVAIVEGVAVELELETQPFLISSVAMGGRGAEPIRGPGADSHGFITAFEADSKGRQDR; this is encoded by the coding sequence ATGTATAACGCTTTCTTCCATCTGCATACCAGCCCCTTCGGCACCAGCCCCGACCCGCGGTTCCTCTACATGATGCCGCACACGCGCGAGGCCCTCGCCTGCCTGGAGTACGGCATCTCCGCCCGCAAGGGATTCACCGTGCTCACCGGCGAGGTCGGCACCGGCAAGACCACGCTGCTCAAGCGCGCGCTCGCCTCCTTCAGGGGACGCCGCATTGCAACGTCGTTCGTCTTCAACCCCCGGCTTGAGGTGCTCGACTTCCTCGAGTTCGTCCTCACCGACTTCGGCATCACTCCAGCCACAAGAACGAAGTCCGGAATGCTGTTGCAGCTCAATCGCTGGCTGATCGAGCGCTACCGCATGGACGAGACCTGTGTCGTCGTCGTCGACGAGGCGCAAAACCTCTCCTGGGAGCTGCTCGAAGAGATTCGCTTGCTCACCAACCTCGAGACCTCGTCTGAGAAGCTGTTGCAGATCGTCCTCTCCGGCCAGCCCGAGCTTGAGGAGAAGCTTCGCCACCCCAGCGTGCGCCAGCTTCGCCAGCGCGTCGCCCTGTGGTGCCGCACCCAGGCGCTCACCGAAAACCAGACCAGCGCCTACGTCACCGAGAGACTGCGCCTTGCCGGGGCCGCCGCGCCGATCTTTACGCCCGAGGCCCTCGCGCTCGTGCATCGCTACAGCCGCGGCATCCCGCGCATCATCAACCTCCTCTGCGAACACTCGTTGATCGTGGCTTACGTGGAACAGGTGCAGCAGGTAACGGTAGCCATCGTCGAGGGTGTTGCGGTAGAGCTTGAGCTGGAGACGCAGCCGTTTTTGATCTCTTCGGTCGCCATGGGCGGCAGGGGAGCTGAGCCGATACGCGGGCCGGGCGCGGATTCGCACGGCTTCATCACGGCATTTGAGGCAGATTCCAAGGGAAGGCAGGATCGATGA